The genomic segment ACATGTCCTCCTTATGGTAAAATTTTACGTATGTAATGCCCATTTCCCATCCGTATACATTTATAGATATATCTAtagaaaattaatatttcaaaattaatatatgtGATGGAGTTTTGCCAAACTCCACCACTCTTGGAGGATGTTGCAAATTAATTTGCAGCGTTTGCCAAAATGGACAGAGGACgctagccttttaattttttaatcattattattttatataaaactttgaAACATCtctcgtttttttaaaaaaggactTATGACAACAATAAAAAAATGAGAGTTGAAGATTTCGATAATTTAAAAGATATCCTTAAAATAGTGGatcaatcatttttttaaaaattctttaTTTATAAAATCTGATGTAATttaccttttttaaaaaaaatttttttaaacaattttaaatatacgttgatttatttttaaaaaataaaaaatttgtgcatgtgTGTCCATcacctttaaaaaaataaaataaagttaaccaacacatatttaaataaataaaaaatactttGATTCATAAAACATTCCATCATTTTAAGGCGATCTATCTTTCAAATTATCGAACTTAAACTTCAACTCTCATTTTTAAATGTGGTCTCATGTTTCTTGTTTTTAAATAAGAGATGTGTCCAAGTTCTAAAagaataaatgaaaaaaattttaaaaaaatttgttagtttagttttcaaaaaaataaataaaggtgCATGTGTATTGGTccgattatttttattttatttttactagTAATgttgttaataaaaaaataatgatagttGGAATATgcaaattcttgaattttcgtatgaaaaatcttgaatttgtgctctttttatttttgtaaaacaaattatttattcattttaatATACGTTGatttagttttcaaaaaaattaaaggaAGTGTGTGTTTCGAtcaacttattttttatttttaaaaactaatGAATTTGAGTTCAAACTTCCAATTTTTGCATGTGGATTAATTTGAAACATAGATAGGAATGACAACTTTCCCCACGGGTTTGGGGCCCCGCAGGGAAAGCCTGAAACGGGGATGAGGATTCCCGAATTTTTCGGGTTTGGGTTCGGGTTCggagatttaaaaaaatccccgATGTAATTCGAGCGGATATGAGATTACTATCCTCATCTCCGAAATCCCCGAACCCgccccgaaaataatatcaataataaaataatagtattattaatattaataatataataataatattttttttaaaatattaataatcttattattattaatattgatattgatattaatattaatattaatattatctctaataataatagataataataagttttgatttgagaaaaatctcCAAATTCGTCATCGTCTTaccataataatatttttgaaacggggaTAAGGGCGGGGATGAGAATTTGATCCCTgaagtttcgggtttggggattccccgaacccgaaaaagcgGGGATTGAGACGGATATGGGGGTGATGATGGAATTCGGGGATGGAGGTGGGGATTGGGATGGCAAACCCGTCCCAACCCGTCCCGGTCCATTGCCATCCCTAAACATAGATCATCTTAAAATGGTGAACCagtcaaatatttaaaaaaaaaaaaccatatttttaaaatattaagctATTTATCTTCCgaaaaaatttatattctttcaattttttttaaatttcttttatttattttaatatgtgttggtttaattttcaaaatattaaaagaaagtATGTGTGTGTAGGtctacttattttttattttaatttttttctaataataataataataatgataataaatatttttttaaaatataaaaaaacacaaatttaaGAGTTTTTCGTacaaaaattcaagaatttgcATATTccaactattattattatgataattattactaaaataaaattaaaataagcgGATCCATACACATACACTTTTCTTTACTTTTTCGAAAACTAACCAACGCATTTTATAAGAGtaagtctcttatgagacggtttcacgaatctttatctgtgagacgggtcaaccctaccgatattcaaaataaaagtaatactcttagcataaaaaataatagtttctcatgatgacccaaataagagacccgtctcacaaaatgcGATCCgtaagactgtctcacacaagtttttttttttttttcaattgttcTTCAtcattattattgtttttttagaACTAACGTCACACgtctcttattttaaaaaataagatgtCAGGATCAAGATAGGAAATTTAGAGGAGGTGAATAAATTTTCTTTCATAGCTTTATTGTGTTAACAATGCTGAAACTTTCTTcgtatcatacgagtatccacTGTGCGGAAGAAGACTTATTGAAACTGATTTGAACAAAAGCCTATTTAGTTGGATGGTTAATAAAAGGTAGACTGAATGATAAACGAACGCATAGATgcttatggatgttcggagaatttaatacTCTTACGTCTTCTCTCCATTTCTTGATTTTATAATAAttggaatttttatatttaaaaaatttaacataaacttttcttatagaccagatatataaattaatgggAACCGTAGTAGCCagtaatttataataaattagtgTTCCATGGCACATAATACAtgtcatattaattttttttctttgataATTTGGTGtaaaatacatatattattttattagaatATGATATTTATAGATTACTGATTAGATAAAATTTACTAAGATAGTTTGAATTTTTAGATAAAGTATAGATAAATTGGAGAAAAATCCGAAAAAATAGAGAGACATATAAAAATTACTAATAAACGTACACTAACAAAATTAACTAACAAATATTACgaataaaaaaatgtaaaaaaactTTTGTACCACATCAACATATCAAATTTAGTTAATATGATACGTTAaagtataataatatatataatatagattATGACTTAGACAGCAAAATGCATGCAGCTCTCTTGGGTGGCATGGATTTCAGGGAATGTGTCCTAACTAAAACGTAATTTGACCAACGATTAATGATATCCGGCCTATTCTAtaacaaataaacaaatatatacaccATTCATACATATATGTTAATTTCCCTGATGCaacgattatatatatatatatatatattaatgtaaaaaaaattaattttgattaaaaCAATATggcttaattttatttatattatatgaaaAAAACAATTTATAGCAATTACTACAAACTAAGCTACTATAAATATGTTTGTCTCTGCATATGCACACTCCTACCCAAAGTGTTGCTTCTTGTTCTCAATCTTTTCAGGAAAAATGAATACAAAAATGGAGGTTGCACAAGGGGACGAGGCTTCTTTCTTATTCGCCATGCAACTAGCCTCTTTTTCAGTGCTACCTAATGTCCTCAAAGTGGCGCTGGAGCTCGACCTCCTTGAACTCATGAAGAATAAGGGGCCCGACGCCTTTATTTCACCAAGAGAACTCGCCGCGAAAATTCCCACCAACAATCCAGAGGCGCATAACATGGTGGACAGAATCCTCCGCCTGCTTGCGAGCTATTCTATTTTAAATTGTCGAGTGAAAACCCTGCCTGATGGCGGCGTTGAGCGGCTGTATTCCTTGGCTCCGGTCTGCAAGTTCTACACCAAGAATGATGATGGAGTTTCTCTAGCCCCTTTGTTGATCATGAGCCTAGACAGGGTTTACTTGGAGACTTGGCAAGTATCAACTACATTCCAACCTCTACACGTACTATATGTGTGCATGTGTAATCATTAATAATTGTATGTGTAGGTACCACCTGAAAGATGCAATTCTCGAGGGGGGACTTCCTGTTGAAAAAGTATATAAAATGAGCACATTCGAGTATCACGCCACAGATCCAAGATTTAACAAGGGTTTTAATATAGCAATGTCCAATTTTTCGAcaatgttgatgaaaagaattgtAGATACGTACGAGGGATTCAAGGGTCTGAGGACTTTGGTCGATGTTGGAGGTGGAATCGGTGGTTCCCTGCGCATGATCCTATCCAAGAATCCAACTATAAAGGGCATTAATTTTGATTTGCCCCACGTTATTCGAGACGCACCATCTTTTGCAAGTATGTGAAATATTTGTGTTGGTTCTttgtaatgtattttaaatcggtTCCATTGAAATATTTGTGTTTGGAGCTcgctttttaatttaatttgatgGTTTACGTGAAACTTAAACTTGGCCGACCTTTTTGTATTGATCAGGCATGGAGCACATGGGTGGAGACATGTTCGTTAGTGTTCCGAAAGGCGAAGCCATTATCATGAAGGTGAAATTGTTTTCATCATATAATATATGTGCGTgtttgtgtatgtatatgtatatatatattcatcatTTTGTTAGCCTTCTAAATTGTTCAgcaataatgataataataataaatgctacACCTAAGTCATGTATGTGGAAGCGTGACTATAAAATAAACCTTTATAACAACTACTTTATATATGTTATTGTCTTTACGAAATGCTTAACTAATGCTATTATAGAAATTCATTGTAAACATCGCCAGctctttttttttcccttttcaaTGTGGCAATATAGTGGCAttataagaaaaatatattttattcaatACATATAATTAAACCGTTGTTCACGTTAGTTTTCCACCCGTTTTAAAAAAAGGAAtgctttttcataattttttattcCCAATAGTTTCTTACAACtttgtaataatatttttatgattattttcttaTTAGACTGATTCAATTCTTTTTTTACCGAATCCACAGTGGATTCTTCATGACTGGAGCGATACGAATTGCATAAAAATACTGAAGAGATGCCATGAAGCACTTCCAAATAATGGAAAAATCATCGTTGTGGAGCATATCCTTTCAGAGACCCCAGCAGAAGATTTTAAATGTAATTTGCAATCTGACATGGTTATGCTAGCATTTAGTCCCGGTGGTAAGGAGAGGACAGAAAATGAATTTCATGCATTGGCGAAGCAAGCAGGATTCAAAGAATCTCGAACAGTTTGTTGTGTTCTCCCACTCTGGATCATGgagttttataaataaatataaaaagaaaTATTGAGTAGCTAAAGATAATTACCGTTTTATAATAAAACTTTAGGCTTGCTATGACTTTTCTCCTAAAGATAATTACCGTTTTATAATAAAACTTTAGGCTTGTTACGACCCTTTTCTCTTTTACTCCTGTTAACATGCAAAAACTAATGGATAAATAATTGACGGCGTGTACACTGTGCTGGTGTTAAATAATGATCAATCTAGCTTATTGATCTCTCCTTAAATTCATTATGTATTTTGAATCGCATGCATATCGGCGATAAGTTCAACttgaagaataaattatatttagcTTCATCTAATGCCCGCCAGTTGTTTATTTATGCAATAAATTAAGACcaatatctttttattttcctaataacaaaaataatgtAAACAAAAAATTATGACTAATTTCAACTGCATATATAACTTAAAATCGGATTTAAGTTATTGCAATTGCATAAAAGCGTCCACTTAAGTAGGCGTCTCTTCCTTACTTACACATATTAGGATAAtgtattatttcaaattattgcaataataattattaatctttAACAAGTGTTTGTTCCTAGACCAAAAGGTCATGGACTCTCTCGCCTTTATGGTATGACTCTCCTGACCAATTTTCCTGTTATACAGATTCTACTTCATAACAATAGCATAATCAGACATTTTCTCACTTCAAATATCTTTTCCTTATGGATCTAGCATCTCTTTAATTTATCTTTTGATTATATGCTTCCTCAGTTTCTTTGCTGATCCAATAATGGTTTTAAATCTGAGAAATTCGCATTCGTAAAGGACCATAGGGTGAAACAAATCTTTACCAATgaccatgtttttttttttttgtggcaTGTGAGAATCATCTTGTTGATTTTCTCttgaaaaatattcttaaaagtacAATAAACTAGAGTGACATGATTAAACGAATCATAAtgcttatattatatttttcttttcgacTCCTCTTTGAATGTTTGTACCACATGGCATATGTTTCAATATTTACTATATGAAAGCGGGCCACTATTAGTCACATCTTTGTATAATCTAGGATGATAAAGACGATTAGTAACAACATGCATATGGTTCCTTGATTGCTTTTCATTTCCAATGTCGTTCCCTAGCACATTGATTGATTCATCTTACCAGGCATCTCATCCCTTCTTTCATTGTGTTGTGAACCCTTCCTCTTGTTTGAGGAGCATAAATTTTTTGGTTGTGAAGTACACCAACCTTTAAAATCCTTGAACATGGTTATATATGGATTTTTTTTGTTACTCCCTCGACTCACCTCTTTGTTAATTGTATTATTACCATCTTTTACGAAAACATTttggtttttcaataaattcagggtattttgaatatttttaaacataatttaaattttctaaacTAGCTAATATAATTAGATAAATACCAATATGAATATAGATATTAATCACTTCACATTGTAAAGTATGATAACATCATTACAAATATCACATAAAAATAGATAAATATCAATATGTACACATATATTTAACTAGATTTGATATAATACGAACacaaaatcaaataatatatacatatgtataacaaaaataatatatttatgaaATTGGTTTACTTAGGATTTTTTTCTGCAAAACTTTGAACCAAACTAATTTTTTGATTTGGTGAATTTTATATAATGTGATCGATTAAATATCAAATCGatttggattggtttgatttcTGCTTACCCctattttaaaaacaaacaatATTTTTAGCAAATGGCATATCTATGTGCGTTATATAACATGTATGACATaattttttaacatataataattaagTGGGCAATAAAAGAATATGAAATATAACTCCTAGGAAGATTGGCTACCTTTTAGTATGAAAAATGAACAAACAAATATTTACCAACCAAaagtttttctaaaaataaaataaaatttatcgatctttaaaaattcaaaaatatatgaacaagtataaaataaaaaatctgaaaaagtATCAAACAAAATGAAAAACCGAAATGTATCTGTTGGGTTGAGAAACACAAGCAATCATGATTTCGAtgataacaaaatttgttatttgaCTTTTTAATATATTACTCAAGTGTCAAGTTGTTAGTTCAAGTGGG from the Primulina tabacum isolate GXHZ01 unplaced genomic scaffold, ASM2559414v2 Contig456, whole genome shotgun sequence genome contains:
- the LOC142534376 gene encoding caffeic acid 3-O-methyltransferase 2-like, encoding MNTKMEVAQGDEASFLFAMQLASFSVLPNVLKVALELDLLELMKNKGPDAFISPRELAAKIPTNNPEAHNMVDRILRLLASYSILNCRVKTLPDGGVERLYSLAPVCKFYTKNDDGVSLAPLLIMSLDRVYLETWYHLKDAILEGGLPVEKVYKMSTFEYHATDPRFNKGFNIAMSNFSTMLMKRIVDTYEGFKGLRTLVDVGGGIGGSLRMILSKNPTIKGINFDLPHVIRDAPSFASMEHMGGDMFVSVPKGEAIIMKWILHDWSDTNCIKILKRCHEALPNNGKIIVVEHILSETPAEDFKCNLQSDMVMLAFSPGGKERTENEFHALAKQAGFKESRTVCCVLPLWIMEFYK